One Anas platyrhynchos isolate ZD024472 breed Pekin duck chromosome 2, IASCAAS_PekinDuck_T2T, whole genome shotgun sequence DNA segment encodes these proteins:
- the MYLK4 gene encoding myosin light chain kinase family member 4 isoform X1, with the protein MTTSSRQSSSTTKVNNLAKIFDPNALQNQGPDTAMEPPKILRVESSDVSTSGSFNIMDMKFASLEQKIDKLLTLQDNVLKKLNSVSQEICCIEKDIEIVKAETSEPGSRMERNKSLKSNEMKRLCLKMKKSLSDINRNAEQQVKRLDGLEQSVSGIQKLVGPLAEKVKTLIIHHSSSKHHVQKRKLYKFGDYTKGAGHGFGMQIFSQTTAGALLKKKIEKDIKEKSHLSETGTNSIKEKKPPDSTEGAIQKSQSCSHEEEVDKLNKENAERESSVLLQMDPPRLHPEGMQKEENLAVESCDRHRRSSVQKSSTTERQQEEEAVDDGCQRITGQEIESESLTDGERKEEHQVSVAEKQEERKNEGEGVADKNEKKDKEPPALSPNQDEAGQSQDEEATEGRCKGCGKDDSSTPPAPFDHRIVSAKRVGISSYYNVNKNEILGGGRFGQVHKCEEKATGLKLAAKIIKARGAKEKDEVKNEISVMNQLNHVNLIQLYDAFESKNDIVLVMEYVEGGELFDRIIDENCNLTEMDTISFIKQICEGIQYMHQMYILHLDLKPENILCVNRAANQIKIIDFGLARRYKPREKLRVNFGTPEFLAPEVVNYEFVSFPTDMWSVGVIAYMLLSGLSPFLGDDDNETLNNILACSWDFEDEEFRGVSDQAKDFISKLLIKEKCWRISATAALKHPWLSDHKLHCRLQKKAKGTCVSQAPPAP; encoded by the exons ATGACCACATCCAGCAGGCAGAGCTCTTCTACAACTAAGGTCAACAACTTGGCCAAAATATTTGATCCAAATGCTTTGCAAAACCAAGGGCCTGATACTGCAATGGAGCCACCCAAAATTCTTCGTGTTGAAAGCAGTGATGTCAGCACATCTGGAAGTTTTAACATCATGGATATGAAGTTTGCCTCCCTTGAACAAAAAATAGATAAGCTGTTGACTCTGCAAGACAATGTCCTTAAGAAGCTTAACAGTGTTTCTCAAGAAATCTGTTGCATAGAAAAAGATATTGAGATTGTAAAAGCAGAGACATCTGAACCTGGATCGaggatggaaagaaacaaaagtctaaaaagtaatgaaatgaaGAGGCTTTgccttaaaatgaaaaaatctctttctgaTATAAACAGGAATGCAGAGCAGCAAGTTAAAAGACTAGATGGACTGGAGCAAAGCGTTTCTGGAATACAGAAGCTCGTAGGGCCTCTGGCTGAAAAGGTTAAAACATTAATAATTCATCATTCAAGCTCAAAACACCATGTTCAAAAACGTAAGCTTTATAAGTTTGGTGATTACACAAAAGGAGCTGGACATGGTTTTGGGATGCAGATTTTCTCACAGACAACAGCTGGTGCCCTGCTcaagaagaaaattgaaaag GACATCAAAGAAAAGTCACATTTAAGTGAGACGGGAACAAATTCtataaaagagaagaaacctCCAGATTCAACAG AGGGGGCCATCCAGAAGAGCCAGTCCTGCTCTCATGAAGAAGAAGTTGATAAGCTCAACAAGGAAAATGCTGAGAGGGAAAGTTCTGTTCTGCTTCAAATGGATCCTCCCAGACTTCATCCTGAAGGgatgcagaaggaagaaaatttggCTGTTGAAAGCTGTGACAGACACAGGAGGAGCTCTGTTCAGAAATCCTCCACTACAGAAAGGCAGCAAGAAGAAGAAGCTGTTGATGATGGTTGTCAAAGGATAACTGGGCAGGAGATAGAGAGTGAGTCCCTAACAgatggggagaggaaggaggaacaTCAGGTATCTGTAGctgaaaaacaagaagagaggaagaatgaaGGGGAAGGAGTTGCtgataagaatgaaaaaaaggaTAAGGAACCACCAGCACTTTCTCCAAATCAAGATGAGGCAGGACAAAGCCAAGATGAAGAGGCAACAGAGGGAAG GTGTAAAGGCTGCGGAAAAG atgATAGTTCTACTCCACCAGCACCATTTGATCACCGGATTGTCTCAGCCAAAAGGGTGGGGATCAGCAGTTATTATAACGTCAACAAGAATGAAATCCTGGGAGG aGGGCGATTTGGTCAAGTGcacaaatgtgaagaaaaagcaacaggTCTCAAGTTAGCAGCCAAAATTATAAAAGCCAGAGGTGCTAAAGAGAAG GATGAAGTGAAGAATGAAATAAGTGTCATGAACCAGCTGAATCATGTGAACCTCATCCAGCTGTATGATGCCTTTGAATCCAAAAATGATATTGTCCTAGTAATGGAATA TGTGGAAGGAGGAGAATTATTTGACAGAATTATTGATGAAAACTGCAATTTGACAGAGATGGATACTATTTCATTCATAAAACAGATCTGCGAGGGAATTCAGTACATGCACCAAATGTACATTCTTCATTTGGATCTAAAG CCAGAGAATATCCTGTGTGTGAACCGAGCtgcaaatcaaataaaaattatcGATTTTGGATTGGCAAGAAG ATATAAACCCAGGGAAAAACTTCGAGTTAACTTTGGGACTCCAGAATTTCTTGCTCCTGAAGTCGTGAATTATGAGTTTGTCTCCTTTCCTACAGACATGTGGAGTGTAGGAGTCATTGCTTACATGCT CCTCAGTGGATTGTCTCCCTTTTTGGGTGATGATGACAATGAGACCCTCAATAATATTCTGGCCTGCAGCTGGGATTTTGAAGATGAGGAATTTCGAGGTGTTTCTGATCAGGCCAAAGATTTCATCTCAAAGCTTCTCATCAAGGAAAAATG CTGGAGAATAAGTGCAACTGCAGCCTTAAAACACCCCTGGTTATCAGACCACAAGCTCCACTGCAGACTCCAG AAGAAGGCTAAAGGCACCTGTGTGTCCCAAGCACCCCCGGCTCCATAA
- the MYLK4 gene encoding myosin light chain kinase family member 4 isoform X2, translating to MTTSSRQSSSTTKVNNLAKIFDPNALQNQGPDTAMEPPKILRVESSDVSTSGSFNIMDMKFASLEQKIDKLLTLQDNVLKKLNSVSQEICCIEKDIEIVKAETSEPGSRMERNKSLKSNEMKRLCLKMKKSLSDINRNAEQQVKRLDGLEQSVSGIQKLVGPLAEKVKTLIIHHSSSKHHVQKRKLYKFGDYTKGAGHGFGMQIFSQTTAGALLKKKIEKDIKEKSHLSETGTNSIKEKKPPDSTEGAIQKSQSCSHEEEVDKLNKENAERESSVLLQMDPPRLHPEGMQKEENLAVESCDRHRRSSVQKSSTTERQQEEEAVDDGCQRITGQEIESESLTDGERKEEHQVSVAEKQEERKNEGEGVADKNEKKDKEPPALSPNQDEAGQSQDEEATEGRCKGCGKDDSSTPPAPFDHRIVSAKRVGISSYYNVNKNEILGGGRFGQVHKCEEKATGLKLAAKIIKARGAKEKDEVKNEISVMNQLNHVNLIQLYDAFESKNDIVLVMEYVEGGELFDRIIDENCNLTEMDTISFIKQICEGIQYMHQMYILHLDLKPENILCVNRAANQIKIIDFGLARRYKPREKLRVNFGTPEFLAPEVVNYEFVSFPTDMWSVGVIAYMLLSGLSPFLGDDDNETLNNILACSWDFEDEEFRGVSDQAKDFISKLLIKEKCWRISATAALKHPWLSDHKLHCRLQKAKGTCVSQAPPAP from the exons ATGACCACATCCAGCAGGCAGAGCTCTTCTACAACTAAGGTCAACAACTTGGCCAAAATATTTGATCCAAATGCTTTGCAAAACCAAGGGCCTGATACTGCAATGGAGCCACCCAAAATTCTTCGTGTTGAAAGCAGTGATGTCAGCACATCTGGAAGTTTTAACATCATGGATATGAAGTTTGCCTCCCTTGAACAAAAAATAGATAAGCTGTTGACTCTGCAAGACAATGTCCTTAAGAAGCTTAACAGTGTTTCTCAAGAAATCTGTTGCATAGAAAAAGATATTGAGATTGTAAAAGCAGAGACATCTGAACCTGGATCGaggatggaaagaaacaaaagtctaaaaagtaatgaaatgaaGAGGCTTTgccttaaaatgaaaaaatctctttctgaTATAAACAGGAATGCAGAGCAGCAAGTTAAAAGACTAGATGGACTGGAGCAAAGCGTTTCTGGAATACAGAAGCTCGTAGGGCCTCTGGCTGAAAAGGTTAAAACATTAATAATTCATCATTCAAGCTCAAAACACCATGTTCAAAAACGTAAGCTTTATAAGTTTGGTGATTACACAAAAGGAGCTGGACATGGTTTTGGGATGCAGATTTTCTCACAGACAACAGCTGGTGCCCTGCTcaagaagaaaattgaaaag GACATCAAAGAAAAGTCACATTTAAGTGAGACGGGAACAAATTCtataaaagagaagaaacctCCAGATTCAACAG AGGGGGCCATCCAGAAGAGCCAGTCCTGCTCTCATGAAGAAGAAGTTGATAAGCTCAACAAGGAAAATGCTGAGAGGGAAAGTTCTGTTCTGCTTCAAATGGATCCTCCCAGACTTCATCCTGAAGGgatgcagaaggaagaaaatttggCTGTTGAAAGCTGTGACAGACACAGGAGGAGCTCTGTTCAGAAATCCTCCACTACAGAAAGGCAGCAAGAAGAAGAAGCTGTTGATGATGGTTGTCAAAGGATAACTGGGCAGGAGATAGAGAGTGAGTCCCTAACAgatggggagaggaaggaggaacaTCAGGTATCTGTAGctgaaaaacaagaagagaggaagaatgaaGGGGAAGGAGTTGCtgataagaatgaaaaaaaggaTAAGGAACCACCAGCACTTTCTCCAAATCAAGATGAGGCAGGACAAAGCCAAGATGAAGAGGCAACAGAGGGAAG GTGTAAAGGCTGCGGAAAAG atgATAGTTCTACTCCACCAGCACCATTTGATCACCGGATTGTCTCAGCCAAAAGGGTGGGGATCAGCAGTTATTATAACGTCAACAAGAATGAAATCCTGGGAGG aGGGCGATTTGGTCAAGTGcacaaatgtgaagaaaaagcaacaggTCTCAAGTTAGCAGCCAAAATTATAAAAGCCAGAGGTGCTAAAGAGAAG GATGAAGTGAAGAATGAAATAAGTGTCATGAACCAGCTGAATCATGTGAACCTCATCCAGCTGTATGATGCCTTTGAATCCAAAAATGATATTGTCCTAGTAATGGAATA TGTGGAAGGAGGAGAATTATTTGACAGAATTATTGATGAAAACTGCAATTTGACAGAGATGGATACTATTTCATTCATAAAACAGATCTGCGAGGGAATTCAGTACATGCACCAAATGTACATTCTTCATTTGGATCTAAAG CCAGAGAATATCCTGTGTGTGAACCGAGCtgcaaatcaaataaaaattatcGATTTTGGATTGGCAAGAAG ATATAAACCCAGGGAAAAACTTCGAGTTAACTTTGGGACTCCAGAATTTCTTGCTCCTGAAGTCGTGAATTATGAGTTTGTCTCCTTTCCTACAGACATGTGGAGTGTAGGAGTCATTGCTTACATGCT CCTCAGTGGATTGTCTCCCTTTTTGGGTGATGATGACAATGAGACCCTCAATAATATTCTGGCCTGCAGCTGGGATTTTGAAGATGAGGAATTTCGAGGTGTTTCTGATCAGGCCAAAGATTTCATCTCAAAGCTTCTCATCAAGGAAAAATG CTGGAGAATAAGTGCAACTGCAGCCTTAAAACACCCCTGGTTATCAGACCACAAGCTCCACTGCAGACTCCAG AAGGCTAAAGGCACCTGTGTGTCCCAAGCACCCCCGGCTCCATAA
- the MYLK4 gene encoding myosin light chain kinase family member 4 isoform X4 codes for MDLPLQRNAAWIAGSFCLLASYLWHALWAVLSCGRKRKIPAPGSTQDIKEKSHLSETGTNSIKEKKPPDSTEGAIQKSQSCSHEEEVDKLNKENAERESSVLLQMDPPRLHPEGMQKEENLAVESCDRHRRSSVQKSSTTERQQEEEAVDDGCQRITGQEIESESLTDGERKEEHQVSVAEKQEERKNEGEGVADKNEKKDKEPPALSPNQDEAGQSQDEEATEGRCKGCGKDDSSTPPAPFDHRIVSAKRVGISSYYNVNKNEILGGGRFGQVHKCEEKATGLKLAAKIIKARGAKEKDEVKNEISVMNQLNHVNLIQLYDAFESKNDIVLVMEYVEGGELFDRIIDENCNLTEMDTISFIKQICEGIQYMHQMYILHLDLKPENILCVNRAANQIKIIDFGLARRYKPREKLRVNFGTPEFLAPEVVNYEFVSFPTDMWSVGVIAYMLLSGLSPFLGDDDNETLNNILACSWDFEDEEFRGVSDQAKDFISKLLIKEKCWRISATAALKHPWLSDHKLHCRLQKKAKGTCVSQAPPAP; via the exons GACATCAAAGAAAAGTCACATTTAAGTGAGACGGGAACAAATTCtataaaagagaagaaacctCCAGATTCAACAG AGGGGGCCATCCAGAAGAGCCAGTCCTGCTCTCATGAAGAAGAAGTTGATAAGCTCAACAAGGAAAATGCTGAGAGGGAAAGTTCTGTTCTGCTTCAAATGGATCCTCCCAGACTTCATCCTGAAGGgatgcagaaggaagaaaatttggCTGTTGAAAGCTGTGACAGACACAGGAGGAGCTCTGTTCAGAAATCCTCCACTACAGAAAGGCAGCAAGAAGAAGAAGCTGTTGATGATGGTTGTCAAAGGATAACTGGGCAGGAGATAGAGAGTGAGTCCCTAACAgatggggagaggaaggaggaacaTCAGGTATCTGTAGctgaaaaacaagaagagaggaagaatgaaGGGGAAGGAGTTGCtgataagaatgaaaaaaaggaTAAGGAACCACCAGCACTTTCTCCAAATCAAGATGAGGCAGGACAAAGCCAAGATGAAGAGGCAACAGAGGGAAG GTGTAAAGGCTGCGGAAAAG atgATAGTTCTACTCCACCAGCACCATTTGATCACCGGATTGTCTCAGCCAAAAGGGTGGGGATCAGCAGTTATTATAACGTCAACAAGAATGAAATCCTGGGAGG aGGGCGATTTGGTCAAGTGcacaaatgtgaagaaaaagcaacaggTCTCAAGTTAGCAGCCAAAATTATAAAAGCCAGAGGTGCTAAAGAGAAG GATGAAGTGAAGAATGAAATAAGTGTCATGAACCAGCTGAATCATGTGAACCTCATCCAGCTGTATGATGCCTTTGAATCCAAAAATGATATTGTCCTAGTAATGGAATA TGTGGAAGGAGGAGAATTATTTGACAGAATTATTGATGAAAACTGCAATTTGACAGAGATGGATACTATTTCATTCATAAAACAGATCTGCGAGGGAATTCAGTACATGCACCAAATGTACATTCTTCATTTGGATCTAAAG CCAGAGAATATCCTGTGTGTGAACCGAGCtgcaaatcaaataaaaattatcGATTTTGGATTGGCAAGAAG ATATAAACCCAGGGAAAAACTTCGAGTTAACTTTGGGACTCCAGAATTTCTTGCTCCTGAAGTCGTGAATTATGAGTTTGTCTCCTTTCCTACAGACATGTGGAGTGTAGGAGTCATTGCTTACATGCT CCTCAGTGGATTGTCTCCCTTTTTGGGTGATGATGACAATGAGACCCTCAATAATATTCTGGCCTGCAGCTGGGATTTTGAAGATGAGGAATTTCGAGGTGTTTCTGATCAGGCCAAAGATTTCATCTCAAAGCTTCTCATCAAGGAAAAATG CTGGAGAATAAGTGCAACTGCAGCCTTAAAACACCCCTGGTTATCAGACCACAAGCTCCACTGCAGACTCCAG AAGAAGGCTAAAGGCACCTGTGTGTCCCAAGCACCCCCGGCTCCATAA